From the Paenibacillus sp. FSL H8-0548 genome, one window contains:
- a CDS encoding S1-like domain-containing RNA-binding protein produces the protein MTFVAGTTQTLRVAREVSPYGYFLSDGESDVLMHYTELVGSKPRVNDEIEAFLFYDSEDRLAATMKKPLLQLGELARLQVADVHPRLGCFLEMGLGRQLLLPLSELPESIEYRPLPGDEVFVVMKHDKIGRLVAKIAFEEELSELVFAAPESWNNQWIEGWVTKTLQLGSFVMIDGGVVGFGVYGLIPSAERIRPLRLGERVSARVTFIREDGRANLSMAQRKEVGRIEDADRILAFIKERPGGGMPYSDQTDADIIKQKFGISKGAFKRALGKLMRERLVTQKGSWTYLAADAAEALEQVSNEPSGESASAEGADGQ, from the coding sequence ATGACTTTTGTAGCAGGCACCACTCAAACGCTAAGGGTGGCGCGAGAAGTGTCGCCCTACGGATATTTTTTGAGCGATGGCGAGTCGGATGTCCTCATGCATTATACCGAGCTCGTCGGCTCTAAGCCGAGAGTCAACGATGAAATAGAAGCATTCTTGTTCTATGACTCGGAGGATCGTTTGGCAGCTACGATGAAGAAGCCGCTTCTTCAGCTGGGGGAGCTGGCTCGCCTGCAGGTCGCAGACGTACATCCTAGACTCGGTTGTTTTCTAGAAATGGGCCTCGGCAGGCAGCTGCTGCTGCCGTTATCCGAGCTGCCAGAGAGCATTGAATACAGACCGCTCCCTGGCGATGAAGTATTTGTTGTCATGAAGCATGATAAAATCGGCAGATTGGTAGCAAAAATCGCATTCGAGGAAGAGCTGTCGGAGCTCGTATTCGCTGCGCCTGAGAGCTGGAACAACCAATGGATCGAGGGCTGGGTTACGAAGACGCTTCAGCTCGGTTCATTTGTTATGATTGATGGCGGTGTAGTTGGGTTTGGCGTATATGGGCTGATTCCAAGCGCTGAGCGTATTAGACCGCTGCGTTTAGGTGAGCGCGTGAGCGCTCGAGTAACCTTTATACGTGAAGATGGCAGAGCGAATCTCTCAATGGCGCAGCGCAAGGAAGTTGGGCGCATTGAGGATGCAGATCGCATTCTTGCGTTCATTAAAGAACGGCCGGGCGGCGGGATGCCTTATTCCGATCAGACAGATGCCGACATTATTAAACAAAAATTCGGAATTAGCAAGGGCGCGTTTAAACGTGCACTCGGTAAGCTAATGAGAGAAAGGCTAGTCACCCAGAAGGGCAGCTGGACGTATCTGGCAGCAGATGCTGCAGAAGCGTTGGAGCAAGTCTCTAACGAGCCGTCTGGGGAAAGCGCATCGGCTGAAGGAGCGGATGGACAATGA
- a CDS encoding class I SAM-dependent methyltransferase, giving the protein MTNSYGQFATVYDQLMEDMPYAEWLGFARAGWSRYGMPSTVVDLGCGTGSLSIPLARSGFQVYGIDLSSDMLTVARSKWDETPQQRAGPRAGSIRWLQQDMCEWELQGPVDAVISFCDCLNYLTEESDIEAAFRSTYAGLRAGGTFMFDMHPPKQLIRYAQEQPFILDERDVAYIWTCEFEEERCEIEHNLTIFSRDQDSRFTRFEESHVQRAYDPDWIEAALRHAGFQSVDRYADFELQPASSESERLFFAAVK; this is encoded by the coding sequence ATGACGAATTCGTATGGCCAGTTTGCGACGGTCTATGATCAACTTATGGAGGATATGCCTTACGCGGAATGGCTTGGCTTTGCAAGAGCAGGCTGGTCACGCTATGGTATGCCTTCGACAGTCGTAGATCTGGGGTGCGGAACAGGAAGTCTATCTATACCGCTTGCACGCTCGGGCTTTCAGGTCTATGGCATTGATCTTTCTTCAGATATGCTTACCGTTGCCCGCAGCAAATGGGATGAGACGCCGCAGCAGCGTGCAGGACCGCGTGCAGGATCAATCAGATGGCTTCAACAGGATATGTGCGAATGGGAGCTTCAGGGGCCCGTAGATGCGGTCATTTCTTTCTGCGACTGCTTGAACTATTTGACAGAGGAGTCCGATATTGAAGCTGCCTTTCGTTCAACCTACGCAGGTCTCCGCGCCGGTGGTACGTTTATGTTCGATATGCATCCGCCTAAGCAGCTTATCCGTTATGCGCAGGAGCAGCCGTTCATCCTTGATGAGCGTGATGTCGCTTATATATGGACATGCGAATTTGAAGAGGAGCGCTGCGAAATTGAGCATAATTTGACGATTTTCTCCCGTGATCAGGATTCACGATTTACGCGGTTCGAGGAATCGCATGTGCAGCGCGCTTATGATCCGGACTGGATTGAAGCGGCATTGCGCCATGCTGGCTTCCAAAGCGTCGATCGCTACGCCGATTTCGAGCTGCAGCCAGCAAGCAGCGAATCGGAGCGGCTATTCTTCGCTGCTGTTAAATAG
- a CDS encoding aminopeptidase translates to MYPTQQHLENYAALVVSVGVNVQQGQTIVVTAPITSAPLVRLIASKAYEAGAKNVHVEYNDEELSRIKYKQAPEEALTEYPMWRAKAWEEYVENGAAFIQIYCPNPDLLNDVDPARVAIATKAASTALSGYRGSLMNHTNAWSLISYATPEWAAKVFPDLPTEEAEQKLWERIIDATRIDLEDPIGAWREHNSKLLQMVELLNEKRYKQLQYEAPGTSLTVELPEGHIWLGGSKANAKGVFFNPNMPTEEVFTMPHRDGVNGTVRSTKPLNYNGQVISGFSLTFKDGKVVDYSAEQGYEALSNLLETDEGARHLGEIALVPHDSPISNSNVIFFNTLYDENASCHLALGQAYPVNVAGGTKMTSEELLTHGANRSLTHEDFMIGSADLNIDGVTKAGTREPIFRAGNWTI, encoded by the coding sequence ATGTATCCAACACAACAGCATTTGGAAAATTACGCAGCGCTCGTGGTTAGCGTCGGCGTCAATGTGCAGCAGGGGCAAACGATTGTCGTGACAGCACCGATTACCTCCGCTCCTTTGGTCCGTCTTATCGCCTCAAAGGCTTATGAAGCCGGAGCGAAGAATGTGCATGTGGAATATAACGACGAGGAGCTTTCTCGCATTAAGTACAAGCAGGCTCCCGAGGAAGCTTTAACCGAATATCCGATGTGGCGCGCGAAGGCTTGGGAAGAATACGTTGAGAACGGTGCAGCCTTTATTCAAATTTATTGCCCGAATCCGGATCTCCTTAATGATGTAGATCCTGCACGGGTAGCAATAGCTACAAAGGCCGCATCCACTGCGCTTAGCGGATATCGCGGCTCTCTGATGAATCATACCAATGCTTGGTCTCTCATCTCTTATGCAACACCTGAGTGGGCAGCTAAGGTATTCCCTGACCTTCCGACAGAAGAAGCTGAACAGAAGCTTTGGGAGCGGATTATTGATGCTACTCGCATCGATTTGGAAGATCCGATTGGAGCTTGGAGAGAACATAATTCGAAGCTCCTTCAAATGGTTGAGCTGCTTAATGAAAAACGCTATAAACAACTTCAATATGAAGCACCAGGAACGAGCTTGACTGTTGAGCTTCCTGAAGGCCATATTTGGCTTGGCGGCTCCAAAGCAAATGCCAAGGGCGTCTTCTTCAATCCAAATATGCCAACCGAGGAGGTATTTACTATGCCCCATAGAGATGGGGTGAACGGAACCGTTCGCAGCACGAAGCCATTAAATTATAACGGACAAGTAATTAGCGGCTTCTCCCTCACTTTCAAGGATGGCAAAGTGGTGGATTACTCGGCTGAGCAGGGCTACGAAGCATTGTCCAATTTGTTGGAAACCGATGAAGGAGCTCGACATTTGGGAGAAATCGCTCTGGTGCCTCACGACTCGCCTATTTCCAATTCCAATGTCATTTTCTTTAACACGCTGTATGATGAAAATGCCTCCTGCCATTTAGCACTAGGTCAGGCGTATCCGGTCAATGTCGCTGGCGGTACCAAAATGACTTCTGAAGAGCTGCTCACTCACGGAGCGAACAGAAGTCTGACTCACGAAGACTTCATGATCGGCTCAGCAGATCTAAATATCGACGGTGTGACGAAGGCTGGGACTCGCGAGCCAATCTTCCGCGCTGGAAACTGGACGATCTAG
- the nrdI gene encoding class Ib ribonucleoside-diphosphate reductase assembly flavoprotein NrdI, with amino-acid sequence MLVVYDSKTGNVKRFIKKLNMRAVPIDEKVELEEPFVLVTYTTGFGQVPEKVSSFLKSNSDMLRGVSASGNRNWGAGFAKSADTISQMYDVPVILKFELSGTNQDTQHFVERVRTIEAY; translated from the coding sequence ATGCTAGTTGTCTATGATTCCAAAACAGGTAATGTCAAGCGTTTCATTAAAAAACTGAATATGCGAGCAGTGCCTATTGATGAGAAGGTAGAGCTGGAGGAGCCGTTCGTGCTGGTGACGTACACAACTGGATTCGGCCAGGTGCCTGAGAAGGTGAGCTCGTTTCTCAAGAGCAACTCGGATATGCTCCGCGGCGTCTCTGCCAGCGGCAACCGAAACTGGGGAGCCGGGTTCGCCAAAAGTGCGGACACGATTTCACAAATGTACGATGTTCCTGTCATTTTAAAGTTTGAGCTGTCTGGTACAAATCAAGATACGCAACATTTTGTCGAAAGGGTGCGAACCATTGAAGCATATTGA
- the nrdE gene encoding class 1b ribonucleoside-diphosphate reductase subunit alpha — MKHIELNNELMQRGADGFYQLDKDKEAVAAFMEEVAEKSVKFDSLKHKLDYLIENDYYDNVYEKYTDEQIEAVFTLTANSGFEFQSYMAASKFYKDYAMKTNNKAQYLEQYSDRVAIVALHLGEGDAARALRIAEAMIDQRLQPATPTFLNAGKSRRGEMVSCFLLEMDDSLNSINYVLGTCMQLSKIGGGVAVNLSKLRGRGEPIKGVEGAAKGIMPVLKLMEDAFSYADQMGQRKGSGAGYYNIFGWDIIEFLDCKKINADEKSRIKTLSIGLIIPNKFYELAAQNKPLFVFGPHSVQKAYGKHLDDMDMDEMYEELLANELVTKKKVMNARDMLTKIASIQLESGYPYIMNKSNANSVHALKDIGSIKMSNLCTEIFQLQETSEIKDYGYDDVIRRDISCNLASLNIVNVMEHKKVKESVQVGIEALTTVSDLSNIDNAPGVRKANDELHSVGLGAMNLNGYLAKNKIAYESEEAKDFAGVFFMMMNYYSIEQSMEIAKERGTTFKDFDRSEYAKGTYFTRYEEIDYRPKTDRVKELFDGMEIPSPEDWAALKVKVQEHGLYHAYRLAIAPTQSISYIQNATSSVMPIVEHIETRTYANSTTYYPMPYLSQDNYFYYKSAYNIDQFKLIDLIAEIGQHIDQGISSVLHVNSNVTTRELARFYVYAAQKGLKSLYYTRTKRLSVEECTSCAV; from the coding sequence TTGAAGCATATTGAATTGAATAACGAATTGATGCAGCGCGGTGCTGACGGATTTTACCAGCTGGATAAAGATAAAGAGGCTGTTGCCGCGTTTATGGAAGAAGTAGCCGAGAAGAGCGTGAAGTTCGACTCCCTAAAACATAAGCTGGATTACTTAATCGAAAATGATTATTACGATAATGTATACGAGAAGTATACAGATGAGCAGATTGAAGCTGTATTTACACTAACTGCGAACAGCGGCTTCGAATTCCAATCCTACATGGCAGCCTCGAAGTTCTATAAGGACTACGCGATGAAGACCAACAACAAAGCGCAATATTTGGAGCAATACTCCGATCGTGTCGCTATTGTAGCTCTGCATTTGGGCGAAGGCGATGCGGCTAGAGCACTTCGGATTGCTGAAGCGATGATCGACCAACGCTTGCAGCCGGCAACGCCAACCTTCCTGAATGCGGGCAAGAGCCGCCGCGGTGAGATGGTTTCCTGCTTCCTGCTCGAAATGGACGATTCTCTTAATTCTATCAACTATGTATTAGGCACTTGTATGCAGCTGTCCAAAATTGGCGGCGGCGTTGCAGTCAACCTCTCGAAGCTGCGCGGACGCGGTGAGCCGATCAAAGGTGTTGAGGGCGCAGCAAAAGGCATTATGCCAGTATTGAAGCTGATGGAGGATGCATTCTCCTACGCAGATCAGATGGGTCAGCGCAAAGGCTCAGGAGCTGGCTATTACAATATTTTTGGCTGGGACATTATTGAGTTCTTGGATTGCAAAAAAATTAATGCGGATGAGAAATCACGTATTAAAACACTTTCAATCGGTCTTATTATCCCGAATAAATTTTATGAGCTAGCTGCACAAAACAAGCCTCTCTTCGTGTTTGGCCCGCATTCTGTACAGAAAGCATACGGCAAGCATCTCGATGACATGGATATGGATGAAATGTACGAGGAATTGCTCGCTAACGAGCTTGTTACGAAGAAAAAAGTAATGAATGCACGTGATATGCTGACAAAAATCGCTTCGATTCAGCTTGAATCTGGCTACCCATACATTATGAACAAATCGAATGCTAACAGCGTTCACGCTTTGAAGGATATTGGCTCCATCAAAATGTCCAACCTGTGCACGGAAATATTCCAGCTGCAGGAAACTTCTGAAATTAAAGATTATGGCTACGATGACGTTATTCGTCGTGATATTAGCTGCAACCTTGCTTCGCTTAACATTGTTAATGTGATGGAGCATAAAAAAGTGAAGGAATCGGTACAGGTTGGCATCGAGGCTTTGACGACAGTTAGTGATTTGTCCAACATCGACAACGCGCCAGGCGTTCGCAAGGCGAATGACGAGCTGCACTCTGTCGGACTTGGTGCGATGAACCTGAACGGCTATCTGGCAAAAAACAAAATTGCTTATGAAAGCGAAGAAGCAAAAGATTTTGCAGGCGTATTTTTTATGATGATGAACTACTACTCCATTGAGCAAAGTATGGAAATTGCCAAAGAGCGCGGAACTACATTTAAAGATTTTGATCGTTCCGAATATGCCAAGGGTACTTATTTCACTCGCTACGAGGAGATTGATTACCGTCCAAAAACGGATCGCGTTAAGGAATTGTTTGACGGCATGGAGATTCCTTCACCTGAGGATTGGGCTGCACTCAAAGTGAAAGTGCAAGAGCACGGTCTTTACCATGCGTATCGCCTTGCGATTGCGCCAACACAAAGCATTTCCTATATTCAAAATGCAACTTCAAGCGTTATGCCGATTGTAGAGCATATTGAAACGCGTACGTACGCGAATTCAACAACGTATTATCCAATGCCGTATTTGTCGCAGGACAATTATTTCTATTACAAATCGGCTTACAATATCGATCAGTTCAAGCTGATTGACCTTATCGCTGAAATTGGTCAGCATATTGATCAAGGTATTTCTTCGGTATTGCATGTAAATAGTAATGTGACGACTCGTGAGCTGGCGCGCTTCTACGTTTATGCCGCTCAAAAAGGACTCAAATCGCTCTATTATACAAGAACGAAGCGGCTTTCCGTTGAGGAATGTACGAGCTGTGCAGTTTAA
- the nrdF gene encoding class 1b ribonucleoside-diphosphate reductase subunit beta, with the protein MKAVNWNRPDDDFTLTFWQQNVMQFWTDDEIPLSDDKMDWMEMTDEERTLYKNVLGGLTLLDTIQGGIGMPKILEHVDGLQRKAVLSFMSMMEQIHAKSYSSIFTTLASGEEIDEIFRWVESNEQLQKKANLIASWYSNITGPRELYKAMAASVFLESYLFYSGFFYPLYLAGQGKMTSSGEIIDLILRDESIHGLYVGVLAQELFETFSTEEQEQLKIELYALLNELYENELVYTDHLYTPLGLTEEVNVYVRYNANKALMNLGMEPHFPEEAVNPIVFNGISTHTKQHDFFSKKGNGYIRTVHVEPLNDDDFVFNF; encoded by the coding sequence ATGAAAGCAGTTAACTGGAACCGCCCGGATGACGATTTTACATTAACATTCTGGCAGCAAAATGTAATGCAATTTTGGACCGATGATGAAATTCCGTTGTCGGATGACAAAATGGACTGGATGGAAATGACTGACGAGGAGCGCACGCTTTACAAAAACGTGCTCGGCGGTCTGACATTGCTTGATACGATTCAAGGCGGTATCGGCATGCCGAAAATTTTGGAGCATGTCGATGGCTTGCAGCGTAAAGCAGTGCTGTCATTTATGTCCATGATGGAGCAAATCCATGCCAAATCGTACAGTAGTATTTTCACAACACTCGCATCCGGCGAAGAGATTGATGAAATTTTCCGTTGGGTCGAGTCAAATGAACAGCTTCAGAAGAAAGCGAACCTAATCGCATCTTGGTACTCGAACATTACGGGCCCAAGAGAGCTGTATAAAGCGATGGCTGCTTCCGTATTTCTGGAGAGTTATTTGTTCTATAGCGGTTTCTTCTATCCGCTTTACTTGGCTGGTCAAGGCAAAATGACAAGCAGCGGCGAGATCATTGATTTGATTTTGCGTGATGAGAGTATTCATGGCTTGTATGTTGGTGTGCTTGCGCAGGAGTTGTTCGAGACGTTCAGCACGGAGGAGCAAGAACAGCTGAAGATCGAGCTGTATGCCTTGCTTAACGAGCTCTACGAGAATGAACTTGTGTACACTGATCATTTGTATACGCCGCTTGGCTTGACTGAGGAAGTTAATGTTTATGTCCGCTACAATGCGAACAAAGCGCTTATGAACCTTGGGATGGAGCCTCATTTCCCTGAGGAGGCTGTGAACCCGATCGTGTTCAATGGCATTAGTACACACACGAAGCAGCATGACTTCTTCTCGAAAAAAGGCAACGGCTACATACGTACCGTTCATGTTGAGCCTCTCAATGACGATGACTTTGTTTTTAATTTCTAA
- a CDS encoding ATP-binding cassette domain-containing protein produces the protein MIKVHGISKAYQVAKRSAGIKQAAKALFKREYKMVEALNDISFSIAPGEIVGYIGPNGAGKSTTIKVMSGILVPDSGICTVMGFTPWKDRVEYVKNIGVVFGQRSQLWWDVPVIDSFELLRDIYKVPEQEYRSTLALLTETLELQEIIQMPVRQLSLGQRMRCEIAASLLHSPSVLFLDEPTIGLDAVSKIAVRRFIRTINEEKGVTIILTTHDMNDIEALANRIILIGKGKLLYDGSLNGIRSQFGTRKTMTVEYRHHPEPLQIKGVIVESWSPERAVLTIDTAEVVISDVLIRLSEQVEIVDITIDTLPIEDMIVELYKEHQI, from the coding sequence TTGATAAAAGTTCATGGAATAAGCAAGGCTTATCAAGTAGCTAAGCGCTCAGCAGGCATAAAGCAAGCAGCCAAGGCGCTATTTAAGAGGGAATACAAGATGGTAGAAGCGCTTAACGATATTTCGTTCTCGATTGCCCCAGGCGAGATCGTTGGTTATATCGGTCCTAATGGCGCAGGCAAATCAACTACGATCAAGGTTATGAGCGGCATTCTCGTTCCAGACAGCGGCATATGTACAGTGATGGGCTTCACCCCCTGGAAGGATCGCGTGGAGTATGTTAAAAATATCGGTGTTGTTTTTGGTCAGCGCTCACAGCTATGGTGGGATGTGCCGGTTATCGATTCCTTTGAATTGCTAAGAGATATATACAAGGTGCCAGAGCAGGAGTATAGAAGCACGCTCGCACTGCTAACGGAAACGCTGGAGCTGCAGGAAATTATTCAAATGCCGGTCAGACAGCTTAGTCTGGGGCAGCGGATGCGCTGCGAGATCGCAGCTTCGCTGCTGCACAGTCCAAGCGTTTTATTTTTGGACGAGCCTACGATTGGTTTGGATGCGGTATCCAAGATTGCTGTACGCCGATTTATACGGACCATTAATGAAGAGAAGGGTGTTACGATTATTTTGACCACGCATGACATGAATGACATTGAGGCGCTCGCGAATCGGATCATTCTAATCGGAAAAGGAAAGCTCCTGTATGATGGGAGCTTGAACGGGATCCGCAGCCAGTTCGGTACGCGAAAAACGATGACCGTTGAATATAGACACCATCCTGAGCCTTTGCAAATAAAGGGTGTGATCGTTGAATCATGGTCGCCTGAGCGGGCGGTTCTGACCATCGATACGGCGGAGGTCGTCATCTCGGATGTACTGATTCGCCTTTCTGAGCAGGTAGAAATTGTTGATATTACGATAGATACGCTGCCCATTGAAGATATGATTGTAGAGCTTTATAAGGAGCACCAAATATAA
- a CDS encoding ABC transporter permease has translation MRAYISVFKLRLVNGLQYRTAALAGIATQFFWGFIIIMVFEAFYSGAAAPPPISLKQLITYVWLQQALLAFVMLWFRDNELFQLITTGNIAYELCRPSGIYGLWYAKLLAQRLASALLRSMPILAVAFCLPEPYRMPLPSDLISFLLFIVALLLGLLMVVSLSMLMYISVFVTLSPAGSLLMFGVFGEFLAGMVIPVPLMPQWLQNIVYILPFRWSADFPFRVYSGHIPKEEALIGIGIQLIWLLVLVGVGRIAMASALRKIVVQGG, from the coding sequence ATGAGAGCATATATATCGGTGTTTAAGCTGCGCCTTGTCAATGGCTTGCAGTACCGAACAGCTGCACTTGCGGGAATAGCCACCCAGTTTTTTTGGGGTTTTATCATTATTATGGTATTCGAAGCCTTCTATAGCGGAGCCGCAGCACCGCCTCCAATTTCGCTTAAGCAGCTCATTACTTATGTATGGCTGCAGCAGGCGCTTCTCGCATTTGTAATGCTGTGGTTCCGCGATAATGAGCTGTTTCAGCTCATAACGACCGGAAATATTGCTTATGAGCTGTGCAGGCCAAGCGGGATTTATGGCTTATGGTATGCGAAGCTGCTTGCACAGCGCCTTGCAAGTGCACTTCTACGGAGCATGCCTATTCTAGCTGTCGCTTTCTGTCTGCCTGAGCCATACCGAATGCCGCTTCCTTCAGACCTAATTTCCTTTTTGTTATTTATAGTCGCGCTGCTGCTTGGGCTTCTTATGGTAGTTTCACTCTCGATGCTCATGTACATATCCGTCTTTGTTACATTGTCGCCTGCGGGCTCGCTGCTGATGTTCGGTGTTTTCGGAGAATTTTTGGCGGGCATGGTCATCCCTGTACCGCTCATGCCGCAATGGCTGCAAAACATTGTGTACATTCTCCCTTTCCGCTGGTCCGCCGACTTCCCTTTCCGAGTGTATTCTGGTCATATTCCGAAGGAAGAAGCGCTAATCGGCATTGGCATTCAGCTTATTTGGCTGCTCGTTTTAGTAGGAGTAGGGAGAATAGCAATGGCAAGCGCATTACGTAAAATCGTGGTACAAGGGGGGTGA
- a CDS encoding ABC-2 family transporter protein, whose product MWLYGKYIAILFKSQMQYRTSFILLAVGQFLIPFSVFAGLYFMFDRFGQIKGWDFQEVALCFSIIHMAFALSECFARGFDGFSSLVANGDFDRVLVRPQSTVLQVLGSKFEFSRVGRLLQSIIVLVWAISQLSVEWSILKLLVLLFMIISGVFIFTGIFMLAAAMCFWTIQGLEIANIFTDGGKEMAQYPLDIYKKWVTRFFTFIIPFGCVNYLPLLYLLDKTSGNDLPYMLAPLAGIVFIIPCLLVWRFGVRHYRSTGS is encoded by the coding sequence ATGTGGCTGTACGGAAAATATATAGCGATTTTGTTTAAGTCGCAAATGCAGTATCGCACTTCATTCATTCTGCTTGCTGTCGGTCAATTTCTTATTCCGTTTTCTGTTTTTGCAGGGCTGTATTTTATGTTTGATCGTTTTGGTCAAATCAAAGGATGGGATTTTCAAGAGGTCGCACTTTGCTTCTCCATTATTCATATGGCATTTGCACTTAGTGAATGCTTTGCACGAGGCTTCGATGGATTCTCAAGCCTAGTCGCAAACGGAGATTTTGACAGAGTATTAGTGCGTCCCCAGAGCACAGTTCTACAAGTGCTAGGGTCGAAATTTGAGTTTAGCCGCGTCGGGCGGCTGCTGCAAAGCATCATTGTTCTCGTTTGGGCGATTAGTCAGCTTTCTGTGGAGTGGTCCATTCTAAAGCTGCTCGTCCTGTTATTTATGATCATAAGCGGCGTGTTTATATTTACCGGTATATTCATGCTGGCTGCTGCGATGTGTTTTTGGACGATACAAGGTTTGGAGATCGCGAATATATTTACCGATGGCGGAAAGGAAATGGCGCAGTATCCGCTCGATATTTATAAGAAATGGGTGACACGCTTCTTTACATTCATTATTCCGTTTGGCTGCGTGAATTATTTGCCATTGCTCTACTTATTGGACAAAACGTCGGGTAATGATTTGCCTTATATGCTAGCGCCTCTAGCGGGTATTGTGTTTATCATACCGTGTCTGCTAGTATGGCGATTTGGTGTTCGTCATTATCGGTCAACAGGCTCCTAG
- the hprK gene encoding HPr(Ser) kinase/phosphatase, with protein MKSIVIQELAERFSLEVLAGADKLDRKILKARAYRPGLEFVGYFDFFPQEHVQILGKKEINYLHSLSEDERNHHIGNIVKYHPPCFVVTAGQEGLKYLTKYCDQEGIPLLRTKVATAQFLGMLDAYLLNTLAPEISIHGICLNVSGIGILLRGKSGIGKSETAHTLIRKGSRLVADDIVVLKKLSSQTLLGTHNGKTKEFLALRSIGLINVVRLYGRQAFQDETRIVLDIELTKWRDNELNNDLELESKFTEYMGVQIPHIEIQLQPGRDVAGLIEAAANNWYLKQQGYSAVEEFMKRLEF; from the coding sequence TTGAAATCAATCGTGATTCAGGAGCTTGCAGAGCGATTTTCACTAGAGGTGCTAGCTGGAGCGGATAAGCTTGATCGGAAAATTTTGAAGGCAAGGGCTTATCGCCCTGGGTTGGAGTTTGTTGGTTACTTTGATTTTTTCCCACAGGAGCATGTACAAATTTTGGGCAAGAAGGAAATCAATTATCTGCACAGCTTAAGTGAGGATGAGCGAAATCATCATATAGGCAATATCGTTAAATATCATCCCCCTTGCTTCGTCGTGACCGCAGGTCAAGAAGGACTGAAATACTTAACGAAATATTGTGATCAAGAGGGCATCCCTTTGCTGCGTACAAAGGTAGCCACGGCACAGTTTTTGGGGATGCTTGATGCTTATTTGCTTAATACGCTGGCTCCAGAAATCTCGATTCACGGCATTTGCCTGAACGTATCGGGCATTGGCATTTTGCTGCGCGGCAAGTCAGGGATTGGGAAGAGCGAGACGGCCCACACGTTGATTAGAAAAGGCTCTAGACTCGTTGCGGATGATATCGTCGTGTTAAAGAAGCTTAGCTCGCAAACGCTGCTTGGCACTCACAACGGGAAAACGAAGGAGTTTCTTGCGCTTCGCAGTATCGGTCTCATAAATGTCGTTAGGTTATATGGCCGGCAGGCGTTTCAGGATGAAACTCGAATTGTGCTTGACATTGAGCTGACGAAATGGCGGGATAATGAGCTTAATAATGATTTGGAGCTGGAGTCTAAATTCACAGAATACATGGGAGTTCAAATCCCGCATATCGAAATTCAGCTGCAGCCAGGCAGAGATGTGGCAGGCTTAATCGAAGCTGCGGCAAACAACTGGTATTTGAAGCAGCAGGGCTATAGTGCAGTTGAAGAGTTTATGAAACGGTTGGAATTTTAG
- a CDS encoding GyrI-like domain-containing protein codes for MENCSIVTKPAIHLAGINYCGPYSSFPDEAIRLQAEFLTRKHELNDAAKSTVLYSPYFGNEVFATYWACYEVQHMEELPPGMVQFTIPEHRYAMVASSTKRIGEGYEQLHAWISEMQLEKQENAVSLELFYIEQHLEEEPVELLIPLKG; via the coding sequence GTGGAAAACTGCTCAATCGTAACAAAACCTGCGATACATTTGGCGGGGATCAACTACTGCGGTCCATATTCATCATTTCCAGATGAGGCTATTCGGCTGCAAGCTGAGTTTCTTACTCGCAAGCATGAGTTGAATGACGCAGCCAAATCTACGGTATTGTACAGCCCGTATTTTGGAAATGAAGTGTTTGCTACCTATTGGGCTTGTTATGAGGTGCAGCACATGGAGGAGTTGCCTCCAGGAATGGTGCAGTTCACAATTCCAGAGCATCGTTACGCGATGGTAGCATCCTCAACTAAAAGAATTGGCGAAGGGTACGAGCAGCTTCATGCTTGGATTAGCGAGATGCAGTTAGAGAAGCAGGAGAACGCTGTGTCGCTCGAATTATTTTATATTGAACAGCATTTGGAGGAAGAGCCGGTAGAATTGCTTATTCCGCTCAAAGGATAA